A segment of the Spiroplasma helicoides genome:
GTTAATCTTCTTCTTTTTTTTAAGTAATTAATTGAATTTTTTTGCATAATAATTCCTTTTTACAATGAGATTATATCAAATTATTGCTTTATTTATTATTAATTAAAAACATAAAAAGTTAACCAAATAGTTAACTTTTTAAATCAAGCGTAAGTGAAGTTTTTACATTTATTTTAACACCCAGAACTGTTCATTCAAAAGTTTTATCGAGTATTAAATCATTTACTAATGATTCATCTAATTTTCTTCCTTGAATAGAAGATATATTTGATCCATCAAAACCTTGGTATTTGTAATCATAGTTCAATAATTGATCTAATGAATATGTTTTTCAATTATCTTTTGAAAACGAAGAAACTCCATCTTGTTCATATAGTTTAATTATATAATGAGAATAATTTTCTTCTTTTATTATTCTTGAGAGAGAATAATAGACCAATCTAGGAATGTATCACTCTAAATATGTCTTATAACTTTCCTCGTTAAATTGTCCGTTTTGTGATTCATAGCTAAATTTATCTTTTCAAAACTTTCTATCATCAAGATAAAGTGTGTTTTCTTTTCCTATTTCTACAAAACTATCATTAGTAACGCTTTGATTACCATTACTTTCTGGATTTTCAGAAATAAATTTTTTATTTAACTTAACTGTTTTACCATCATCGCCATCATTTTCGAATGAAGCTTTATTGGTTAAAAATAAAGGTAGTCCATTAAATTTATCCAAGGTATTAATATTTTCTCTACCACTGTTGTCACCATCAATTTTAATTACAAAGTTTATTGGAATATTATAGTAAGAATTTTGATCTTTTTTCATATTTTCAAAATAATCAATAATATTTGTTAAATTACAAGTATTTGTTCCCTCATTCAAGTTTGGATTAGCCTCACCTAATGTTTGTCCTAAATAATTTATTATATATCTAGCTTCTTTATCTTTGAAATTTTGCACAGTACTTTTACTAATTCTATATTCTATAAGTTGTTCTATTTTTTTTCCTAGTTTATTTAAATCTAAATTATATTGATGAGTTTCTGAAGATTCAATTTTAACATTCTTTGTTTCTTGATAGCTTGCTTTAACTTCTGAAACAACAGAAGACATCGAAATTGTTTTAGCTTCCTTAGTATTTCATAAATTTTCTAAAGATTTAACATCTTTAAAATCATTATTTATCGGCTTTACTCCACAAGACACTACTAGAAAAGGAATTGTAGATGTAGAAATGGATAATACTGACATTATTGTTAATAATTTTTTCATTATTTAATCACCTTATTCAATAATTATTTTACATTAATACACTTAATATTTTTATATTATTAAAATATTAATCAAAAATAATTTCTAATTTAAAATTGTCTTCAAATTTTTTGTTTCTTAGCATTTCAATTTCTTTTTTATAAGGACATATTTCACCGTTTATTCATGGAGTTTCTAAAATTATTGGTATTTCACTGAATATTGGATTATGAACAATTTCACACAAAGTTTTGAAACCAATATATCCATAACCAATGTTTTGGTGTCTATCTTTATGTGCTCCAATTTGGTTTTTAGAATCGTTCAAATGAATAGCCCATAATTTATCTAAGCCTACTACCTTATCAAATTCTTCAACTACTTTATTAAAATTATTTTTAATGTCATATCCAGCGTCATGCATGTGACAAGTATCAAAGCATACTCCAACCATTTCTTTTCGGTCAATATTTTCTAATACTAATTTTATTTCTTCAAATGTGACACATACTTCTGTGCCTTTTCCGCTCATTGTTTCTAAAGCTATTTTTACAGATGAGTTTGGTAGTTCTTTATATACTTGATTTATACCTTTAGCCACACTTAGAAGCGATTTTGTTTTATCTCCTCCAACAGATGCACCAGGATGCAAAACAACTAAATTGACTCCTATTTCTTCTAATCTAATAAGTTCTTCTTTTAAAAGTCTTACTCCTAATTCATATGTTTCTTTTTTAATTGTATTAGCTAGATTAATTGTGTAAGGCCCATGACAAAGAATTTTATTTATATCAATATCATTTTCTTTTAAAATTCTTTGAAATTTTTGAATATTTAGTTTTTCAGTAGCTGTTCTAATTGTGTTTTGTGGAGCACCTGTAAAAAACATAAGAGTATTTGCGCCATTTTCAATACTTTCAAGAGCACTACCTATTAAATATTTTCCTTTTGCATTCATACCAACATGACTACCTAGTAATATTTTTTTATTCATTTATGTTTCCTCTTTCCTATTAATATAGTTTTTACAATAATCAACGTCACTTTTTAAAAGTTCTTTGAGCTGATCTAGTGAATTAACTTTTACTTCATCTCTGATTTTTTTTAATATTTTTATATCAATTAGTCATCCATAAATATCTTTATTAAAGTTTATTATATTAACTTCAAAAACCTTTTGTTTTAATTCATTGTTTCAATAACATCCAGCTCCTAAATAACTTTCATTTATTGCTTCAATAAAAACTTCACAAATAAAAACACCATTATCAATAGGTAATAATTCTTGTGTAACTATATTTGCAGTTGGAAAACCTATTTTTCTACCTAATTTTTTACCTTCTACAACTCTTCCAGAAAATTGATAATCTAATTTAGTTATTTTCTTAAAATCCAAAAAATTACTAGTTTTTAATAAGTTGTATAAATTTAACGGATTTGCTTTATTTAAAAAATTATCAAAAACTATGCAGTTTTCTTTTCAAAAATTTACAAAAAAATCCGTGTCATAATAATAGCTCTTATCTAACTTAAAATTATCTGAAATTAAAATATTTTTAATTGAAAGCATATTTTTAATATTTTCATAAATATACTGTTTTTCTTCTTTATTGTTAGTAATTCTATTTATATAAAAAATTACTTGATCGATTTTATGTTCATTTGCTAAATTAACTATATTTTTTTTATTTCAAATACCATAATCTGTTTCACTAATAGTTGGTATAAAAATAGTTGTTTTTATTCCTAGTTTATTGGCTACATTTTTTAATTTTATAATCATTCTATCTTCAAACTCGTTTCAATTTTGAAAATCAGAAACCAAAGCAATTGAATCATCTAGATTTAACAAAATTCTAGATAAATTGTTATAATTAATCACATTTGACATATAAGTAGCTCCTTAACTTAATTATAACTAAATAAAAAAACTCCTATTAGAAGTTTTTAATTATCTTTATTATTAACACCTTTTTTTAATGACTCTATGTATTCCTTTTCTGATTTATCAAAATCGAATCCTTCATCATTAAATCTATTTTCATAAATTCAAAAATCTTCTTTTTTCTCAAACCAAAACTGTCTTCAACAACCTAAATTAGTACATTTAACTATACCATCTCTTTTATCTATAGCTATCTCATAATGTTGACAATTATTAAATCTTTTTGAACAATAAATTTTATCTGTATTCATTTTTAAATTCTTATCATATTCTAGCAATTCTTTTTTTGACATTTTAAATACTTCCTTATTTATATAATTTTAACATAAAAATATGCTATTTATTTAACAAATACATTCTTTGCTTATAGTCTAGCCTCAATATATTTGATCTCTAATTCTAACATTGTTGTTTTTTCTTTTAATGATTTGTATTCTTGCCCAAGCTTAGTTTTATCTCTTCTTTTGTAGTACATTGAATTATAAACAAATAGACCAAAAATTGGTAAAAAATATCATCAAAACAAGTTTTTCTTCAATTTCTTTTCTAACTTTTTTTCTAATTTATTTTGTTCTAAGACTTCGTTTTCTAAATTTATTTTAACTTTTTTCATTTCTTCTTTACTCATATCTTTGTATTGTTCGAACATCTGAAAGCTCCTTTTTAATTATTAATTTTTTATTATTTTTTTTAGAATTTCATTTATTAAGTGATTCATTGATTGATATACAATTTTTATTTCGTTTGAGTGAGCTAAAAACTCTTTTTTTTCATGCTCTAATCCAACACCTTCTAGTGAAGAGTAAATATTTTTTGTGTCTTGTAAAAATCTCACCAATTCTTCAGTTTCACCTAGTTTTTTTTGAAAATTATTAGCGTGTTTTATATTGGAAGTTAGAGATACCAATTTACTATAAAAATGTTTATTCCATAATTGCACACTATATTTTGTTAAAATATCACAATAATTATCGTTATAAGCATCTATTTGTTTTTCAAAAAATGAGGCGATGTATTCTAAAAAGAAATTACCTGGATCTTTAAAGTTAATTTTATTAATTGTTTTGCAATATTCTACTCATTGTATTTCAGTTCTATAAAAATAGTTATATCTTTGTAAAAATAGAGTCAACATCAAACTCAAATCAAAATTTTCTGAAGTTAATTTTTTTTCAAAGATATTTGCCAAACCTTCAAAAAGTGACTTTAAGTTATCTGTTAATGCAAGTGAAAATAATTCATCTTTATCATTTTTTGATAAATTAAACTCTTTAGAATCCACTAAATTTGTGCTGTCTTTTCTATACAAATCAAATATTATGTTATTTAAATTGATTTTTTCATTTAACTCCATAAATACCTCTGTAATCAATATATACTATTTTACAACAAAAATATTTATATTTAATAAATTGTAGTAAAATATAAAAGATTTATATTTTGAAAGGTAAGATTTTTTGTTATGTGCGTTATAGGTACAATAATAATATCAATTTTAGGTTATTTAGTTGGGGCTTTTAGTTTCTCTATAACTATTTATAAAATAAAAACAAAAAAAGATATTAGAAATTATGGTAGTAAAAACGCTGGTGCTACAAATGTTAGTAGAATGCTTGGTAAAAAATGAGGAGTATTAATTTTAATTTTAGATGCTTCAAAAGTTATTTTTATTGCATTTGTGGCTTATGCATTTACTTACATTCCTCATGAGGCTTTTAATAAAACAAGCTTTTATATTCCTGCATTATTTACTTTAATTGGTCACTGTTATCCTGTTTATTATAAATTTAAGGGTGGTAAAGCAGTTAGTTGTTTTTTAGGAATAACACTTGTTACAAATTGAATTATTTTTTTAGTTTTTTTCTGTGTTTTTATAATATTATTATTAACATTTAGAACAATAAGTGTATGTTCAATAGTATCTGCATTGGTAGCTGTTGTAATGATCTGAATTCCTCAAATATCTGGTGGAGAAGTATTTACAATAAATGGTAACGAGTTCTTTGAAAATAATTCTAATTTATTTGTGTGAATGAATAAATTTCACACAAATAGTCTTCCAAATTACTATGAAAGTTTTTTAACAATATGTATAGTTATAACAATTGCTGCTTTAGTATTAATTACTAGACACCATCAAAACATAAAAAGACTTATCAAGAATGAAGAACCTAAATTTTTTAATTATAGAAGAAAAACAAAACAAGAAGAAGAAAAAGAAGCTTCTAATAAAGAAGCTTAATATTAACTAAATATCTTTTGAAATTGCTCTTAAATATCTTTTTTGAATTACATTATCTTCTTCTAAGACATCTCTAATAGAAAATCCATAATCAAAGTGACCAGGATAAAATTTATAACCTTTTGGAAAGGTTTCAATTAATCATTTAATATTTCTCAATACTGCATCACTATCCTCTTCATGTGAAGTGACTTCCACTACATCATGATTTAGAAATAAAGTATCCCCATTAAAAACACTTTTAATTTCAGGTATTTCAATTATAAATGATCCAGGTGTGTGTCCTGGTCTTTTTATAATTTTTATGAAAAAATCATTTACATGTCTTTCTTCATCTTGACTAATAACTTTTAAATTTTTGCATGGTTCAGCAACGTAGTCAAAACCAAGTGTATTATAAAAATTACTTAGGTTTTTTTTGAATCAAATAAAGATGTCATATCCTCTTTACCTATATAAACATTTGGGTGATTTAATTGGTTGCATATTTCATTTAAACCGTAAAAATGAGGAAAATGACCATGAGTAATGAAAATGTCTGTAAGTATTAAGTTTTGGTTTTTAACAAATTCAATTATTTCTTTATGTGCTTTATTTGCAGTATCTATTAATATTGCTTGATTTTTATCGTTATAAATTAAATAAGCATTTACTTCTTTAAAGTTTATATCACTAAAAATTTTAATCATTTTTCTCCTTTCCTAAGTAAAAATAAATCCTTATGATTATACAACATATAAGTAGTTTTTTTTCTAAAATAAAATTATTTTTATCTAAATAAAAATAATTTTAAGAGTTATTTTTTTGTTATGGATTAGAGAATAAAAAGAACAATAGTATTAAAATATTTATATGTTATTTCTCAATGAATGACAAATAGACTATTTTTTTTATTTTTAAAGGAGATTATATGAAAAAACTTTTGTATTTATTATCAAGCATAAGCTTTATAACTCAAACATTAGTTTCTGTTGTTGCATGTAATAAAGGCAATGAAAAAGTCGAAGAAAATAATGGTGTTTATGATCCAAAAACCCCGGACTTTAGCATTGATCCAAATTTAACCAATATGCAAAACCAAATGAAAACGGGAGCTGAAGTGATTTCGAGAATAATTATTGCTAGTAGACATGAAAATTTGAATTACAATATGAATGAAATTTTATCTTCATATTTAACTCCATATACTTCAGAAATGAATATGCCCTCTTCATACAACTACAAAGGAAGAAATATTAATTTGGGTGAATTAATAAATAGATATAAAAACCTTTTAGTTCCCTCAATGGAGAAAATTAACTTAGGTGTTCATTCAGGAATATATTCCAGTTATATTATGGGAATGTATGATGATAGTTTTTATCAAAGTTTTATTGACAAAGGTTATTTTGAAGATGGTTTCAATGAAACTGGAGATTCTGGTTTTAATAAACTTGGTGAAGGCCAATTAAATGAAATGGGTATTCTAATGGGAATGAATAAAAATTTATCATTATCAGAAGATGAAAATAGAAGAAATTTGGCCTGAGGTATCCAAGATAATGGAGCACTGTCTAATTATCTTTTATCAAAAGGTTTTGATGGTGGTTATCCTGGTGGATCTAATGGAACTAATACCCCCTATTTACCAGCAAATAGAAAAGGTGATAATGGTGGTACAAATGGTGCAGGATATTTATATTATAATTCTATACTTGCAAGTGGTAAGTCAAAAGTAAATGATTTTGAAGAGTTCAAAAATAAATTAATAAAAGACAAAATTAAAGATACGAATTATGATAGCGCTGATATTTTAAATGGAGACTACTCTTCTTCTGTTGATGGTATAAATTTTAATTATACTGGAGCTTTGATGACTATGAAAGCAGGTATTTTAAACTTAAAAGGTTATATAAACAAATTTGCAACACTTAAAGATAGCGTTTCAGAATCAGACTATGGAGCCGATTCACTTTTAACATTCGCAAATTATATGACACCAATGTTATCTAAACCTACCGCTTATACAGATGTGACTATACAAGGAGCGGTTTCTAGTTTACTGTACAATTCTCAAGAAGCCATTAACATTATACAAGATGAAAAAAACAGTAAAAGTTTGCAAGACTTTTTAACAACAAATGGTTTTAATGAAAATATATTAAAAGACAAAATAAATATAAGACCTGCAATTGGAATTAGAGATTTATTATCACCAACACCTGAAAGTGTGTCAGTTCAAAACTTTTATAAAAAAAATGATAGTACTGATAATAAAGACATTGTGGATAATCCACTAGAAAATTTAAATAAAGTTGCCACTTTTTTAAATGAAATAGCAAGTTTTCAAAGTAATTTATCTGAAAATTTAAAAAAAGAATTTGTAGATAAGTTTTTTAAAACCGAAAATACTCCTTTTGGTAAAAGTTATCAATTAATAATAAATCCTAAGGTTGAGGGATTGATAGATTTGGGTGGACTTACACAAAGTGGATGAGAAGAATGTATGGGTAGTGATGGTTCAAAAGCTGCGGATTTACTTAAACTTATATCTAAAGCCTATGAAGGACTTGCAAAAGAAGATACACAAAAAACAATAAATGTTACTGTTGAAAAGTATAAAAATAAAGTATTAAGTGATCTTAATAGAACTGAAAAAAATACTTTATTAGAAAATTTGGGTTATAATGTAGCAGAAAAAAAATATAAAGATAACTCATTTTTAAAAAATTACTATAGTTTATTATCTGATACAAGCATTTCAGGTGTCAATGAGTTAAATAACTTATTTGAATTTTTAAAAAAAGGTGTTGATGATTCAATAGCACCTGTTCATGAGAGAGCTACTCAATATATAAATAATAAAGAATATTGAAAAACAAGTGATATAAAAATAGATGCAACAGATCCAACAGAAGTAAATGGAAAAATGGAATTTACACTAGAATATAATGGAGTTGGAGATAGTGATTCAAATGCAGATCAACAAACTAAAAAAGTAAATGTTCCACAAAACTTTAATCCCTATCAAACTATTGTTGATAATCAAAAAGATTTTGCTAATTTAACAGATTTAAAATCTAAAATAGATTTAAGTAAAAAATCAGGAGAAATATTAGGAAAAGAACAATTAAATATGAGTGATGAACAAATTATGAAATATGATGGCCTAGCAGAAAATTACCAAAATGTTAATCATAAATATAAAGTGGTTTGAAAAAATGTAAGTAATGATGTTGAAAATCCTTATTGAATAATAGTAGATATAAAATCTTACAATAAAAATGGAGAAGAATTTTTCAATATATACTAATCGTAAAAAAAATCTAATTAAAAACTTTTAAGTGTAAATACTTTGTAGTTTTAAATTAGATTTTTTTTAAGATAATTATTATTTACCTCTTTTAACTGCGTTCATTGTTTTTTTTATGTCTGCTTCTGATGGTTTTCTACCCATACTTCTATACATTGCTCTAATTTGATTTTCATTTATTGGTGGATTATCTCTCAATTGTTTTTGAATTACTTTTCTTGTTATTATGAATCCAATAATTCCACCAAAAATTGCACATGCAATTCCGATTAACAATATTCCTCATCAAGCCATTAAAATAAACTCCTTTTTATAAATACATACAATATAAATATAACATAAATTTTATTTATTTATTTT
Coding sequences within it:
- a CDS encoding deoxyribonuclease IV; the encoded protein is MNKKILLGSHVGMNAKGKYLIGSALESIENGANTLMFFTGAPQNTIRTATEKLNIQKFQRILKENDIDINKILCHGPYTINLANTIKKETYELGVRLLKEELIRLEEIGVNLVVLHPGASVGGDKTKSLLSVAKGINQVYKELPNSSVKIALETMSGKGTEVCVTFEEIKLVLENIDRKEMVGVCFDTCHMHDAGYDIKNNFNKVVEEFDKVVGLDKLWAIHLNDSKNQIGAHKDRHQNIGYGYIGFKTLCEIVHNPIFSEIPIILETPWINGEICPYKKEIEMLRNKKFEDNFKLEIIFD
- a CDS encoding riboflavin kinase, whose amino-acid sequence is MSNVINYNNLSRILLNLDDSIALVSDFQNWNEFEDRMIIKLKNVANKLGIKTTIFIPTISETDYGIWNKKNIVNLANEHKIDQVIFYINRITNNKEEKQYIYENIKNMLSIKNILISDNFKLDKSYYYDTDFFVNFWKENCIVFDNFLNKANPLNLYNLLKTSNFLDFKKITKLDYQFSGRVVEGKKLGRKIGFPTANIVTQELLPIDNGVFICEVFIEAINESYLGAGCYWNNELKQKVFEVNIINFNKDIYGWLIDIKILKKIRDEVKVNSLDQLKELLKSDVDYCKNYINRKEET
- the plsY gene encoding glycerol-3-phosphate 1-O-acyltransferase PlsY translates to MCVIGTIIISILGYLVGAFSFSITIYKIKTKKDIRNYGSKNAGATNVSRMLGKKWGVLILILDASKVIFIAFVAYAFTYIPHEAFNKTSFYIPALFTLIGHCYPVYYKFKGGKAVSCFLGITLVTNWIIFLVFFCVFIILLLTFRTISVCSIVSALVAVVMIWIPQISGGEVFTINGNEFFENNSNLFVWMNKFHTNSLPNYYESFLTICIVITIAALVLITRHHQNIKRLIKNEEPKFFNYRRKTKQEEEKEASNKEA
- a CDS encoding MBL fold metallo-hydrolase; its protein translation is MIKIFSDINFKEVNAYLIYNDKNQAILIDTANKAHKEIIEFVKNQNLILTDIFITHGHFPHFYGLNEICNQLNHPNVYIGKEDMTSLFDSKKT
- a CDS encoding YneF family protein — encoded protein: MAWWGILLIGIACAIFGGIIGFIITRKVIQKQLRDNPPINENQIRAMYRSMGRKPSEADIKKTMNAVKRGK